TTTGCTTGCCATAGACATGTGCGGTGTATGCTAGATCAGCCCAAAAGGTTTTgtttatagatatatagatatatatatacaccataccACAAGCATCATCTAGTACAACTGTGTGGTCTggttgttaaagaaaagggcttgttaccaggaggtccccggtctAATTCCGGCTTGCctactgactccctgtgtgaccctgagcaagtctcctccttgtgctctgtcttttgggtgactctgcagctgatgcatagatcacacaccctagcctctaaGTCATCATGTATAAGgaagtctaaaataaaaaaaaaaaataataataataacaacagcagtgtattgccaaaAAAGCAACAGGACAAAGtaaatgcctctctctctctctctctctctctctctctctctctctctctctctctctctctctctctctctctctctctctctctctctctccctccctccctcagtctccctttcaaattcaaattcagttGGTCTTTATTGTCATGTCAAATCATACAAGCCTTGCCAAAGTCATTGTAGCAAATATGCAGCAAATATTTAACAGTACAAGTAGATGCATTGAAATGAGGTGGCTGCAGTGTTCTGTGCGGAggtctccctctccccctctctctctctcagatggcAGGCGAGGGCGGTGGTGCTGTGACGTCGAAGCGGATCCTGGTGACGGGAGGCTCAGGGCTGGTGGGACGAGCGATCGCGAGGGTGGTGAGCGAGGGGGAAGGCAGGGAGGATGAGGACTGGATCTTTCTCTCGTCCAGAGATGCCGATTTGACGTGAGGACTGACCTCAGCAgactctctctgtccctctctctacACTGCTTGAGGCTGATACTGGCGTTTTTAATCATATAGAATGTGTTATGGTTTAATCGTTTGTGTTGTCATTGACATACTGAGTGCGAGGTCTACAGTCTCtgcaaagctataaaaaaagaggTGGTCCTTTTAAGTGTTTATTATTCAGGAGCTGAGCTGGTCAGAAATGACTCataagcttcttttttttcaatattaatattgttttaacaaaataacatcAGTAAATGTACAATACACCGATAGTCACAAATGTCAGTTATCAGATATCAAGCTATGGTACGATCAAGTGAGCAACTCCTAAACTATTTTAATGAATAACCCCAgtcacatacagtgcctataggaagtattcacccccccttggacgttttcacaaaccttgatgtatttaaatggaatttttttccctttgatttacacaatctactcaacactttcaatgtgtgaaaaataaaaacttgaaaagtcttcattagataagtactcaccctctttgctatgacactcctaaataagcacaggtgcaaccaattgccttcagaattcacacagtaagttaaatggagtccatctgtgtgcaataaaagtggttaacatgatttcagattaaatacacctgtctctaaggtcccacagttgggtggTGTATTCAAaccaaagatactaccatgaagaccaaggatctTTCAAAACCATTCCTGGATACAGTTGTGGAAATGCACATATCAGGggaagggtataaaaagatttcaaaggcattgaatgtcccttggagcccagtcaagtcaatcattaagaagtggaaggtatactgcaccacccagaatctgcttagagcaggccgtcctcccaaactaagaagggcattggtcagagaagccactaagaggcctacagtgttccatggctgagatttgagaaactgtccatgtgttaacaatagctgaggtactccacaaatctggcctgtgtggaagagtggcaagaaggaagccatttctgaaaaaagtccATGTacaatcccgcttggaatttgcaaaaaggtacgtgggagactctgaaaagatgtggcaaaagattctgtggtccaatgaaacaaaaattgatctatttggcctaaatgcaaagcgttatgtctggcgcaaacccaacacagcacatcaccctgGTAACACCATccgtactgtgaagcatggtggtggcagcatcatgctatggggatgcttttcattgggagggactgggaagcttgtcaggatagagggcaaaatggatggagctaaatataggcaaacccttgaggaaaacctgcttcagtctacaaaagacctaagactgggaaggagattcacctttcagtaggacaatgaccccaagcacacagccaaagtgacactggagtggcttaaaaacaataaagtgaatgttctagagtggcccagtcaaagcccagacttgaatctgattgagattctgtggcaagacttgaagattgctgtccaccaacgatccccatccagcttgacagatcttgaacacttttgccaagaagaaagggtgaatattgcatgatccagatgtgcaaacctggtagagacttaccccaaaaaactcacagctgtaattgctgccaaaggtggttctgggggtgaatacttgtctAACCAAGacgtttcagttttgtttttgttttttcattaactgttgttttacaataaaaattctcttgcctcttcaaagtattgagtaggttgtgtaaatcaaaggaaaaaaatccaatttaaatgcatcaagatttcaggttgtaacacaacaaactgtgaaaatgtccaaggtaGGTGAATGCTTACATATGCACTGTATGTTATTCTAACcttacattttattgaaacatcatgaaacctgttcATTTTGGATTGCAGGGGCTTTGCTACTTGCGATCATTTTCAATTTATTCTTTACTTCTGAACAAATTTATCCGGGGCGGGTATATCCAAGCTGAGGAAAATCAGAGCAAATGAAACGGGTGTCAGTCATACCTGATTTTTTCGTATTGTTGACTTTGAATACCTCATCCCCACTCAATCACAGCATACTgtcagctcagctggtcagaaatgATTCTTGAACTGAAAGCGGTGAAACCTGTTGATTAATTACTTGGTTTCATGGTGTTCCCATGAAGAACCCAGTGAAATGTGTTACTCCAAAACGTGAGTGATTTATTACGGTTATTTTACGAgtccctgaaaaataaacattgaaaaggagCAACCCTAGTTAAAAGTTGAATTGGTTCTAACACGTTGTAATGGGGATATGACATAAaatgtgtgctgagtgttttttCAGTGACACTGCTCTCACTGCAGTGGCCTCGTAGTGCATTGTGGTCTGACTAAcggctgtgtgtgggggggttgtgtTTGGGTTGTGTGTCTGTTCTTTGCCTGCAGGAGTGCGGAGCAGACCAGGGCAGTGTTTGAGAAGCACAGGCCCACCCACGTCATCCACCTGGCTGCCATGGTTGGGGGGCTGTTCAGGAACATGAAGTACAACCTTGACTTCTGGGTACGTGCCTCCCGCAGGCTCGCTCACAATAGACACAATACAATACACGACAGGCAGATCACTGTTCCTAATGAATAtaaaggtgttttatttaaacattagtgtTATAAATTAGACTCCACTCAGGTGCTGCTGAATAGCAAACTGACAAGGTGAAAATGTTTCAgttgactttttattttaacattaaaagcaTAGACGGTCTTACTGAAATAGTTGAATTTCACAGTTGTTGGCTCCGATTGACCTCTGAACTAGGATTTACAATAGATGTGTGAAAGGTGAAATCCACATATTGCGCCTCACTCGTGCTGTTCACTTGGTACTGCTCAGCTAAAATATTAGTTTAAGAAAACATTGCATCTGCTCAGAAAAACACGTTATAAATAATGAAGAaatgtctgaaaaaaaataattctttttagtttttctgtaACCTGATATTCTTGCTTGtcttcaaaaacaaataaaaaagctgacAGGCCTTGTCACATTTACAGTAAGTAGCTGGATTTGACTTCCTTTCTTCGTACTTCCTCCAGTACCCTGATATGTTTTGAATGTAACCACACAGCTTAGAGGACTCCTAGTTGCTTTCATATTCCAAGACAAGAAGTGGAACTGAATTGAGTCCCAAGAACAGCATGTGCTTGTAATGGCTGCTGcctgtgcttgtgtgtttcacagaGGAACAACGTGCACATCAATGACAACGTCCTGCACTGCGCTCACGAGCTGGGGGTCCAGAAAGTGGTCTCCTGCCTCTCCACCTGCATCTTCCCAGACAAGACCACCTACCCCATCGATGAGACCATGGTGAGAAGGGGGGGGGCTTCGAAATCCACAGACCAGCAGGCTACTGTTGTCATATGACTATTTCAAATTCAAAAATATGCGTTACAGAAATTGCATTCAGCTCTGGTTTCTCCTATTTAGTCATGCAACTTTGTTTGCATTCAAAACAGGTACAGGACGCAGCCCTGTCTCATTGACAAGATTTCCTTTGTATTAAAATCAGCATGTGTACCGTGCGTGttacaataattcatttttttggtgGAACATGAttcattggttaaaaaaaataaatatacagggcctatagaaagtctaaaccccctttcaaaatgttcaccttttgttgccttatagtctggaattaaaatccattaaaattgttttttttttttcatttatctacacatcctactccacaacttccaagtgaaaaaaaattctagaaatttgcagaaaattaatttaaaataaaaactgaaatagcttggttggataagtgaacgcccccttgtaatagcaatcctaaattagctcaggtgtaaccaatcaccttcaaaatcacacaacaagttaagtggcctccacctgtgttaaattgtagtgattcacgtgatttcaggataaattcacggttcctgtaggttccctctgctaggtagtgcatttcaaagcaaagactcaaccatgagcaccaaggtggtttcaaaagaactctgggacaaagttgaaaggcacagatcaggggatgggtataaaaaggacttgaatatcccttggagcacggtcaagacgattattaagaagtggaaggtgtatgacaccaccaaaaccctgcctagatcaggccattccTCCAAAATgtatgaccgagcaagaaggagactgatcagagaggctaccaagaggtcaatggcaactttgcaagagctacaggcttttatggccaagactggtcaaagtgtgcatgtgacaacaatatcccaagccctccacaaatctggactgtatggtaggttggcaagaaggaagccattggtcaagaaagcctaccttgaatcccgtttgaagtatgcaaaaaaaacactcaggagattctgtagccatgtggcaaaaagttttttggtctgatgaaacaaaaattgaactttttagtctaaatgcaaagcgttatgtttggcgcaaacccaacacggcgcatcacccagtcagcaccatcccagctgtcaagcgtggtggtggcagcatcatgttatggggatgcttctcttcagcagggactggggagcttgtcaggatagaggggagaatgaatGGTGAAAATTACAGACAaacccttgaggaaaacctgtttgagtcagccaaaaaATTgtggaggaaattcacatttcagcaggacaatgacccaaagcacaaagccaaagctgcactggagtggttgaacaagaagagaattaatgttcttgagtggcccagtcaaagtcctgacttgaatccaatcgaagatttatggtgagacttgaagattgcagtacATTGACGATCCCCAGCAAACTTattagaactggagcaattttcccttgGTTAGTGGGCAAAAATTCACCATCctacagtaattgctgcaaaaggtgcttctaccaagtactgacttaaaggGCTGAATAATTAtgtaaccagtaaatttcattttgtacattttctttgcaagttttgctgacatttacctCCTcgtcatataacagtgttcagtttaagttttttgtttaataactgCAACAGAATTGTGACATAAGAAAAAATGTACGCTTGACAAACCGACCTATACTTATTAAAGAATTAATACCTAGTATGCTGTACTGTTATGGACTTTAATGCACGTTTATAtgtaccactatatatatatatatatatatatatatatatatatatatatatatatatatatatatatatatatatatatatatattgttttagtgTTTCAAGCTGATGAACCAATAGGACAACATTATCTGATATCACAGTTGTTTCATCTTCTTCCAGATTCATAATGGACCGCCACACAGCTCCAACTTTGGCTACTCCTACGCAAAGAGAATGATTGATGTGCAGAACAGGTAAGGTGTCTctgtgtgagagagtgacagcGTGTCTGCGGGTGTGTGTGCAGTTTATAGCACAACAGCAgatttaaagacattgaaaagaATACTTGTTATCTGCCCACCAATAAAATGTTCAAGCAACCAAGTCCATTGTGGATTCTCTGCCGTGTGCATGTTCTCTCTCAGTCGctctctctgcctgtgtgtgtgtgtgtctcgacAGGGCGTATTTCCAGCAGTACGGCTGCAAGTTTACTGCCGTCATTCCCACCAATGTCTTCGGACCTCATGACAACTTCAACGTGGAGGACGGGCACGTCCTGCCAGGACTGATACACAAGGCTTACCTGGCAAACAGTGAGTGTTCTTGTGTGACACCTGTCTAGAATGTGCTGAAACTGAAGGAGACACGTTACTGTCAGAGCACAACAGGTATTCTGTTGGCCCTGAAGAGAGTCCAAATAAGGGCAATCAGACTAATcccaaccagactaatcccaggactaAAAGGACTGAGTGTTTAACAGTGCGTGTAGGTCCTAAcccttcctcctctctctctctctctctctctctctctctctctctctctctctctctctctctgtctctctctctctctctgtgtccacAGAGGAAGGTTCATCACTGACAGTCTGGGGGTCGGGCGAGCCACGGAGGCAGTTCATTTACTCTCTGGTATGTCAGGAACCTCTTGCATTAGGGGGTCCCCCTATTGTCCCCCTAGCATGCCACTGTGAAAAGGGCTTAAGAAAAGCAGGGATCCTCACAAATCCACGCAGCTCgatcttcacttgtttcactttgaatggtaaattagccccaATCAACACCAGTGACCCTCACTTGATTGTCAGCTGCTGATTTCTTTGGAGAGCTCGATCAAAATAATCGGTTTGTGGAGATCTGCATGGTAACTTTctatttagagtgaccaattattatttttatttgtttttcctcCAATTTGGAACGTCCAATCTCGCACGTCTAAaaccagaatcgcttttacaccaAGCAGTCCAGAGCAGTGGTGGGCGGGCTACTGAACCCGGAGAACAGAGCTcggccctgctttttatccactctgaatgtgctcggtgtttGACCAGTAGGGTTCGCTGCTGCGCGAAGGAGTTCCTGCTGCCTCTTTGCACTGCCTGGACGTGAACGTGccgtccaagctgtatgactcatcgtGCTTTCCCAGCGGTAGCTCTTTAACTGGATGTTTTGTTGTGAAGAAAAAATCACCAGCGTTTAACTTATCTTGATAATTTTTCATTGATAATCGTCCCACCCCTCCTCTGGGGTGCCCTGCTGTATCATTTCTCACAGTGCTCAGGGTTCTCCTGTTGTGTTCTCTCTGCAGGACTTGGCCCGCCTCTTCCTGTGGGTGTTGAGGGAATACCAGGAGGTGGAGCCAATCATCCTCTCAGGTGAGGCCACACCCACTCTTTATTCCACTCTTTATTTTAATTCCTAAAGTTCAAACACATAGGATAAGTAAACATAATCAGTCTTCCCAAGCTTTTGTGTCGATGCAACAGACTGCTTCACACTGTGAAGTGCATTGCTCCATGTGTCACACAGGGAGCATCAGACtagtttctgtttcattaaatgtttaaacttgaaCATACTTGTGAAAGTGTGTAAGAGGCCCTCCATCCCTTTTTATAAATGACTGCCCCATGTATTTGTGTATAAGACTGTATGCGTGCAGTATTGAACTCAATATGGAACAAAGTGAAGAAACagtaaatatgaaatatattgaCTTGCATTGTACTTTTACTATAATGTAAACAACAAGTCGAAAACTTAAGCTCAAGCATATTCTTGATAATAGTTGAATGTTAATGAAAAATCCTAAGTGTTAAATTCTTGGCTAGCATTTAAACTGTTAGCACTGCCAGTCCTCATGACTCTGcctttgttttgttcagtgggAGAGGAAGATGAGGTGTCTATCAGAGGCGCAGCTGAAAGCATTGTGGAAGCCATGGCATTTAAAGGAGAGCTCGTCGTATCCTTTTCAGAAGGGAGAATAGAAAGTCACAGATGAGCTGTTTGTCTGTTGCACACTTCCATTCGTCAGACAGgaatcaaatgtgcagttttggaaaGAGACACACTtaaacatttgttgttttttttatcaatatatcTGGTACTGTACACTAAGCTAATTACATTTCTGTCTGCTTTTAGATAGTATTGTACTCCcttatttcacctggagagtgaattGTCCCCACCGTATCAACAGCTTGTCATTAACCAGTTAGTTGCTTCCCCTATTGATTGACTCTTGATTtcaaccagtaacatgctttgaccccaaataCACTACTGAGGTGACTTAGGAAGTGTAACATATTTCCACAGAAACATGGCAAGCATACGGAGACCTTTCTTTAATCTAGTGTGGTACTAGCTGTCATGTATCATAATGAAAGTGCGTTTGCGATTATAATTTCTCTTCTGAAACTGCACCTATATAATCAATGGAATTGCGTGAGAGGTAAGATTAATTGAGtgattgtgttagctacaatcacatCGGAAAATCACCTCGGACCTTGCAGTCCTGTTTTTGCAGGAGTGACCTGGACATTAAACAATATGTAGCACGCTATCCAAAGACAGGCCAGTGTGGAGGTGTGATCGGGAGGAGGCTGCATGCAACCTATTCCCTCTTTAACCGCTCTGCCCAGTATGATGCAACCAAATCTGACGGACAGTTCAAGAAAACTGCCAGCAACAAAAAGCTGAGGGAGTACCTCCCCCAGTTCAAGTTCACTCCTTTCAAACAAGGTAAGGGGGCAGGCTGTGTCCCAGCCACTTTGATATCTCTATTCTGTATTTCAAACACACATAGAAAACACTATTAGACTGTCCAAAGATACACTGTCTCCTATTGAGTTATGGatataacagggatggaaatagcagatccatccattccaggtttaacaacaagcttgattagacacagtgtacaggtaacaagctcaggggtgtctttttaaacttgtagtaaaaccaggaatggagcaaactgctatgaaatggcAGTCTGTTTTCCATCCTTGGAGATAGGCTGAAGGAACAGCACAGAAACCgggaccagaggacacacagttggaaatgaaatgACTTAGGACAGATGGTAGGAGACCCTTCTTTTCATGGttagggtatggaatgggttacctagccatgtcgTTGTTGCTGAGTCATTGGCCTCCttcagacccaacttgacaaagttttgagctCAATCCgttactaggaaccagatgagcactgatggactgaatggccttcTCGCTCGTTCAGGAATGTTATTATGTGCCATATTGGAGTACATACTATAGTATATTATAGATAGGATAGCATTATTTTATATGGGACACATTTTTATGAGTGCACACAGTGGATGCAGGTCCTGGTCATCTACAGCGTGACTCAGAAGTTGGGCATCATGGGCAATATAATATATTCTGTCTATTAGGAAGTTCTGTTCTGACTAGCAGCACCAtacatcaaaatgatctgaattcaCTCCTCTTTACTTAAAGACATTGATGAGGACACCctgtaaatcaatattttaaatctataactAGTAACATATTCTGTTCTTAAAGTCTGCATTTACtttaaaggtagaataaatagGGTGTACAAAACTCATTTTCTTAGCCACGTGTTATTTGGTTTCCAGTTCTTGTATTCCTTTTTTCTCAATTCAGCCCTGAAACGTATTTTTTAAAGTCAGCCTGGTTCATAGCAATATGTTCACTAGTAGAGATCAGTAACACATGCCTGCTGTTTGTTCCCCGTGTTCTATTTACAGCCAGGGCAAGGAGGGGtgatgtcactgacatgcttgtctcttgtttttctctttcaGCCGTGAAGGAGACGTGTGATTGGTTCATCGCCAACTACGACACAGCCAGGAAATGAAGATCCAGCTCCCCTATTGGAGGAGTGGTGATAATGTTGTTGCTTaggtttttattaatataactgtATGTTCTATATaaccctagtaaaagcatagcaaagtgtaataaagcttaCTGAAAGCATGATAAGGCATAGATGAGCattaaagcccagagaggtatggtaaagcaaattaaaaaaaaaaacagcaaactatAGTAAATTAATAGTGTAactgtgggaaagctataaaattACTCagtacatttactgtggtaaattttTATGAGAATAAGTGGAGCCTTGGCTTCACGTGGACCATTAGCATTCCACTTTCGCTCTGAATTGAGCTGAAAGCCTGTTGGGGAAACTATaaggaagaaaatacaaaaaaattaaaaatcagagcAACAGAATTCAGAAACTCAACAGAATTTAGAATGCAATAACTCACAAAATAATTTAGGATTCAGAAACTCACAAAAGGATCATAATTCTACAGAGAGGGAAATATATAAAACCAGATCAAAAAGTAATGGGTTGTTCTGATGGGGAGTGGTGGGGCGAGGGCAACATCTTCTTTATTGAAACATCGGGCTGGAAACTGCTAATTGTGTGCAGGAACTGGGCGGAGATGAAAAATCAAACGGGTGTCAGTCATACCTGACTCTCATATTGTTGACTTTGATTAGCTCGGCCCCACTCAGTCACGGGGTGTCTTCAGCTCAGCTGGTCCGAAACGACTCATAAACTGAAAGCAGTGAAACCTGTTGTTTGACTAAGTAGAACGCCAGTCAGATTTGTATTAGAAAGGGCGAGCCCATGAAAAATAAACTGATGTGGAAACTCCCTTAGATTACGCTgctgggatgctttgtttttgttaagaaaaacatgtgtttgtaGTTTATTAAATATCATCTCTAGTTTCTGTGCCTGCACTGTAGAAAGACAGGTGATGGCAAGAACCCAGGGGGCTGGGATTGACCAGTCAAATGAAGGGGATTATTAAATGATCATGTGAATCGTGGCACAGTGTGCGTATGTCAGCTTTAGACCACCATGGAGCCTCAAACTACTgatcatgattgttggggactcatattgttcagttcgcagtttggacccccttactacaacagtgtgctgccttccgggagcctcggtcaaatcactgagaacgtggacaggctcctagaacgaacaggagaacccggtagtagtcgtccacatcggtacaaacaacattggaagagacagaccaaaatccctgcaaaacaaattcagagagctaggaaggaaattaaaagagaaaaccaaaactgtggtattttctggtatactacccgcaccttgcaaaggaccatatggacagctggaaataattaatcaaaacgcatggc
This Polyodon spathula isolate WHYD16114869_AA chromosome 3, ASM1765450v1, whole genome shotgun sequence DNA region includes the following protein-coding sequences:
- the LOC121312795 gene encoding GDP-L-fucose synthase-like, which produces MAGEGGGAVTSKRILVTGGSGLVGRAIARVVSEGEGREDEDWIFLSSRDADLTSAEQTRAVFEKHRPTHVIHLAAMVGGLFRNMKYNLDFWRNNVHINDNVLHCAHELGVQKVVSCLSTCIFPDKTTYPIDETMIHNGPPHSSNFGYSYAKRMIDVQNRAYFQQYGCKFTAVIPTNVFGPHDNFNVEDGHVLPGLIHKAYLANKEGSSLTVWGSGEPRRQFIYSLDLARLFLWVLREYQEVEPIILSVGEEDEVSIRGAAESIVEAMAFKGELVYDATKSDGQFKKTASNKKLREYLPQFKFTPFKQAVKETCDWFIANYDTARK